The following are encoded in a window of Dysidea avara chromosome 4, odDysAvar1.4, whole genome shotgun sequence genomic DNA:
- the LOC136252732 gene encoding uncharacterized protein produces MCISIVVFSYGKWKLKERRRENEQEGFSAEQLASSNEPDIEDEKEDRGAASVIDIDEPDGHEGVGREEGGNNYDEEIQLNAVENLNSERGATSSSNADPPFVQQANILQSVSLSLVDTFPELNFSMATGSEQPLLQISQRHLHNHPPFGMLSRVLITVEYNYYTAYIMMRRWESGSLTSLDDLYMVCLKFSVRSQYKFCPGIDPEKYETEYRAVIGFRVKSVRQTEFPFVRVDSVKCLLWFELAPNAKVSEKASTEVRCGFCKRLISDLECQKRRKISESPSRKVKRQSASSRARLSYMSPASQLKRRQNAQYARNSTARKLAKYAENEVTLNEEQHDEMCSTVERTKEDDLEKLVKEGNEHGVGNLMKEIWFTDKKRQSQQFANDQAANATSNRGNRWSLITIRMALAIYLRSPAAYEALKSFDILQLPCQSTLKAYTGAFMHDPGARSDCIADQVTHYVAFKEQSVKDGKQEPKADGVLIFDEVKVACQMLWNSRSNALMGLAMTAKDQASLNDVYKLLTDPVDSKQTSYVLQFLWRDLTSGYDIIGPYFTSSSTVDAKFVMSCVLETIRLFQFHGFKTSLVVCDGASSNISAIKACHGFHGAYSLNEQLEDKHKIEPWTINPFNPPQRLFWLICPSHQVYTLCWVDVFIRVIL; encoded by the exons ATGTgcatttcgattgtggtattttCTTATGGAAAATGGAAGCTCAAGGAACGCCGTCGAGAAAATGAACAAG AAGGATTTTCCGCAGAACAGTTAGCATCGTCAAATGAACCTGACATTGAAGACGAGAAGGAAGACCGTGGAGCGGCGAGTGTGATCGATATCGATGAACCGGATGGCCATGAAGGCGTTGGTAGGGAAGAAGGTGGCAACAATTATGACGAAGAAATACAGTTAAACGCTGTGGAGAATCTCAATTCCGAGAGGGGTGCTACCTCCAGCAGCAATGCTGATCCACCATTCGTCCAACAAGCCAATATCCTTCAGTCAGTGTCTTTAAGTCTGGTGGATACCTTTCCAGAACTGAACTTTTCAATGGCTACTGGAAGTGAACAACCACTGTTGCAAATAAGTCAGCGGCATTTGCATAATCATCCGCCATTTGGAATGCTATCTCGTGTTCTGATAACTGTGGAGTACAACTACTATACTGCTTACATTATGATGAGAAGGTGGGAATCAGGTAGTTTGACAAGCCTTGATGATTTGTACATGGTATGCTTGAAATTTTCTGTTAGGTCTCAGTACAAGTTTTGTCCAGGAATAGATCCTGAGAAATATGAAACTGAATACCGTGCTGTTATTGGTTTTCGTGTTAAGAGTGTCCGCCAGACGGAGTTTCCCTTTGTAAGAGTTGACTCGGTTAAATGTTTGCTGTGGTTTGAGTTGGCACCGAATGCTAAAGTCAGTGAAAAGGCCTCTACTGAAGTCCGTTGTGGATTCTGCAAGCGCTTGATATCAGACTTAGAGTGTCAGAAGAGGAGGAAAATATCCGAAAGTCCTTCAAGGAAAGTTAAACGACAAAGTGCATCATCCAGAGCAAGATTGTCATACATGTCTCCTGCCAGCCAACTGAAAAGGAGACAAAATGCCCAGTATGCACGTAATTCAACAGCTAGGAAATTGGCGAAGTATGCAGAAAATGAGGTCACGTTAAATGAGGAACAACACGACGAGATGTGTTCTACTGTTGAAAGAACTAAGGAGGATGATTTAGAAAAGTTGGTGAAGGAAGGAAATGAGCATGGTGTGGGAAATCTGATGAAAGAGATTTGGTTTACTGATAAAAAACGTCAATCTCAACAATTCGCTAATGATCAAGCAGCTAATG CAACTAGTAACAGAGGAAACCGATGGAGCTTAATCACCATTAGAATGG CCCTGGCTATATACTTGAGAAGTCCTGCAGCATATGAGGCACTCAAGAGTTTTGATATCCTACAGCTTCCCTGCCAGTCAACATTAAAGGCTTACACTGGTGCTTTTATGCATGATCCTGGTGCCAGAAGTGACTGTATAGCAGATCAGGTGACTCACTATGTCGCCTTCAAAGAGCAGTCTGTTAAGGACGGAAAGCAAGAACCAAAGGCCGATGGAGTTTTAATTTTTGACGAGGTCAAGGTTGCTTGCCAAATGCTTTGGAACTCCAGAAGCAATGCATTGATGGGACTTGCAATGACGGCAAAAGACCAGGCTTCACTGAATGATGTTTACAAGCTTCTAACTGATCCAGTTGATTCCAAGCAAACATCTTATGTTTTACAGTTCCTTTGGCGTGACTTGACGAGTGGGTACGACATAATTGGGCCATACTTCACATCATCTTCCACTGTTGATGCTAAATTTGTGATGTCGTGTGTTTTAGAAACAATCAGGTTGTTTCAATTCCATGGTTTTAAAACCAGTTTGGTAGTGTGTGATGGCGCATCTAGTAACATTTCAGCCATAAAGGCTTGTCATGGCTTCCATGGTGCTTATTCGCTTAATGAGCAACTGGAGGATAAACACAAGATTGAGCCTTGGACGATCAATCCTTTCAACCCACCTCAAAGATTATTTTGGCTCATTTGCCCATCCCACCAGGTATATACATTGTGTTGGGTTGATGTATTCATACGTGTCATTCTTTAG
- the LOC136254882 gene encoding uncharacterized protein yields MVPRLKEAHCLRDAWTKLNVHPAKIMQVSYIMLQENVLMELYAYIHQNPPPNDASTTSETLSYLEACNKLFEQGFLSHDRIRSMDSKVLKNIQDGYSYFSKWLTSILDQDPSFQHTSVTQKSFLSWQTWDLLRIDFYGFKAFCEWFLTAYPTYFVSPLRISGSAVESLFSQYKHIAGGKLDAVNYTTARGAHLMKQIVSEHHSGAGYRDQSISVAELGLKKKVYNKTESSNRS; encoded by the exons ATGGTGCCACGCTTAAAAGAGGCCCATTGCTTGCGAGATGCATGGACGAAGCTTAATGTTCATCCAGCCAAAATCATGCAGGTATCGTATATTATGTTG CAAGAGAATGTTTTGATGGAATTGTATGCTTACATACATCAAAATCCACCTCCAAATGATGCCAGTACTACATCTGAAACTCTGTCTTATTTGGAGGCATGCAACAAACTATTTGAGCAAGGATTTTTGAGCCATGATCGCATTCGCAGCATGGATTCCAAAGTTCTAAAGAATATACAAGACGGATATTCTTATTTTTCAAAGTGGCTTACTTCTATTTTAGATCAAG atcCCAGTTTCCAGCATACTAGTGTTACTCAGAAATCCTTTTTGTCTTGGCAAA CCTGGGATTTGCTGCGTATAGATTTCTATGGTTTCAAAGCATTCTGCGAATGGTTTTTGACAGCATACCCAACATATTTTGTCTCACCACTACGGATATCTGGTTCTGCGGTGGAGAGCCTCTTTAGTCAATATAAACACATTGCCGGAGGTAAATTGGATGCTGTCAATTACACCACTGCTAGAGGTGCACATCTGATGAAGCAGATTGTTTCTGAGCACCACAGTGGTGCAGGCTACCGTGACCAGAGCATTTCCGTTGCAGAATTGGGACTAAAGAAAAAAGTTTATAACAAAACTGAAAGCAGTAACAGATCTTAA
- the LOC136254874 gene encoding uncharacterized protein — MNVKERKLLINYLDSTNDSILAAAVRDDLRQQLLADSLKSLAEVLCTREQLLATLISCHRKCFTELYVDCKKTSDPMLNFQISWYNQCSAFLLSEEHDIAVLNLKELPGCYVSNARDAWLHFCSNNSVPVPKSNPVMMTVSSTIYRVLLEQVMSFQESLKATNAVATSREYTDGDDVYYRFGGAAICDMLKLHYKQIRSCSDEQRDCISQEIVVLQAINTKDKSNVPEYLKYRDQGFMYFPHVTFIPFLKAVDDCVKGVVNSNGLEENGSDLVQVAHKILASRSDIQEMFQAALEQRLPNFSTISKIAVNKVYDVLVRKLCNTRIQEFISSTKQQIAAKKGLASTVDVNLRTTLLIHHTKLETKLTT; from the exons ATGAATGTCAAAGAACGCAAGTTGTTGATAAATTATTTGGATTCAACCAATGACTCGATCCTGGCAGCTGCTGTGAGGGACGATTTAAGGCAGCAGTTACTGGCAGATAGCTTGAAGAGTTTAGCAGAAGTGCTGTGTACTCGAGAACAGTTATTGGCTACACTGATATCTTGTCATCGTAAGTGCTTTACTGAATTGTATGTCGACTGCAAGAAGACGTCAGACCCGATGTTGAATTTTCAAATAAGCTGGTATAACCAATGTAGTGCATTTCTGTTGAGTGAAGAGCATGATATTGCAGTGCTTAATTTGAAAGAGCTACCCGGATGTTATGTTAGCAATGCCAGGGATGCTTGGTTGCACTTCTGTTCAAATAATAGTGTGCCAGTTCCTAAGAGCAACCCAGTAATGATGACAGTATCATCAACCATTTACAGAGTGCTTTTAGAACAGGTAATGAGTTTCCAAGAATCACTAAAAGCTACAAATGCAGTTGCAACATCAAGAGAATACACAGACGGCGATGATGTTTATTATCGATTTGGTGGAGCCGCTATATGTGACATGCTCAAGTTGCATTATAAGCAAATCAGGAGCTGTTCTGATGAGCAAAGGGATTGTATTTCTCAAGAAATTGTTGTACTACAAGCTATCAATACAAAAGATAAATCAAACGTTCCAGAATATTTAAAGTACCGAGATCAGGGATTTATGTACTTTCCCCATGTCACTTTTATACCATTTTTGAAGGCTGTTGATGATTGTGTGAAAGGAGTGGTCAATTCAAATGGGTTAGAGGAAAATGGCTCTGATTTAGTTCAG GTCGCTCACAAAATTCTTGCATCACGTTCAGACATTCAAGAAATGTTTCAAGCTGCTTTGGAACAGCGATTACCAAATTTCAGTACCATTTCTAAAATAGCAGTTAACAAAGTGTATGATGTCCTAGTGCGAAAGTTATGCAACACGCGGATACAGGAGTTCATCTCATCAACAAAGCAGCAGATTGCAGCAAAAAAAGGATTGGCGTCTACTGTTGATGTGAACCTACGTACAACTTTACTGATACATCACACAAAACTGGAAACTAAATTAACTACATAA